Proteins encoded within one genomic window of Panicum virgatum strain AP13 chromosome 1N, P.virgatum_v5, whole genome shotgun sequence:
- the LOC120654930 gene encoding probable serine/threonine protein phosphatase 2A regulatory subunit B''delta encodes MVVEPAQAPADLSAAAQVSALPLQVDLLQLPPEVPAPGAPALRGVLDRLFAHWLSLPDTAALVACLVQKAKASGGGAVGASMLPSMLQGGAAVPPLSPRSPRLSRRPSGLGAGQPNRSASPLRPAAARPAKEVIPQFYFQDGRPPPYEVKKQCISTVDQLFAGHSNGLRAQEFRMVTRELCKLPTFFTTVLFDKIDKESTGFVAREAFIDFWVNSNLMSMDSATQVFTILKQPNHNYLTKEDFKPVLKDLLDNHPGLEFLKSTPEFQERYAETVVYRIFYCLNRIGSGHLSLRELKRGNLLSALRHADDEEDINKVLRYFSYEHFYVIYCKFWELDTDHDFLIDKENLIKYGNHALTYRIVDRIFSEVPRKFTSKAEGKMGYEDFVHFILSEEDKSTGASQEYWFKCIDLDGNGILTHNELQFFFEEQLHRMECMAQEPVLFEDILCQLIDMIGPENESYLTLKDFRRCKLSGHFFNILFNVNKFMAFEARDPFLIRQMREEPSLTDWDRFARREYVRLAMEEDGEDASNASGDVWDESLESPF; translated from the exons ATGGTGGTGGAACCGGCACAAGCACCGGCGGATctgagcgcggcggcgcaggtgagCGCGCTGCCGCTGCAGGTGGACCTCCTGCAGCTGCCGCCGGAGGTGCCGGCGCCGGGGGCGCCCGCGCTGCGCGGCGTCCTCGACCGCCTCTTCGCGCACTGGCTCTCGCTCCCGGACACCGCCGCGCTGGTCGCCTGCCTCgtgcagaaggccaaggcgagcggcggcggggcggtgggCGCCTCGATGCTGCCCTCGATGCTGCAggggggcgccgccgtgccgccgctctcCCCGAGGTCGCCGCGCCTCTCGCGGAGGCCCAGTGGGCTCGGCGCCGGCCAGCCCAACCGCTCCGCGTCGCCGCTCCGTccagccgccgcgcgccccgccaaGGAGGTCATACCACAG TTCTATTTTCAAGATGGCCGACCGCCGCCGTACGAGGTGAAGAAGCAATGCATCTCTACCGTTGATCAGCTCTTCGCTGGCCACTCAAATGGTCTTCGAGCTCAAG AATTTCGGATGGTTACCAGGGAACTCTGCAAGCTGCCGACATTCTTTACCACTGTTCTTTTCGATAAGATTGACAAGGAGAGCACAGGATTCGTGGCAAG GGAGGCCTTCATTGATTTTTGGGTGAATAGCAATTTGATGAGTATGGATAGTGCTACCCAAGTATTTACGATTCTGAAGCAACCGAATCATAATTACCTCACGAAG GAGGATTTTAAACCAGTTCTTAAAGACCTTTTGGACAACCATCCTGGTCTGGAGTTCTTAAAGAGTACACCTGAATTTCAAGAAAGATATG CTGAGACTGTCGTATATAGGATATTCTATTGCTTGAATCGAATTGGAAGTGGTCATCTATCACTTAGGGAGCTGAAGCGTGGAAATCTACTCAGTGCGCTCAGGCAtgctgatgatgaagaagacatcaacAAAGTTTTAAG GTATTTCTCATATGAGCATTTCTATGTGATATATTGCAAGTTCTGGGAGCTGGACACAGACCACGATTTTTTGATTGATAAAGAAAATCTTATTAAGTATGGAAACCATGCATTGACATATAGGATTGTAGATAGAATTTTCTCAGAG GTTCCTAGGAAATTTACAAGCAAGGCTGAAGGGAAAATGGGGTATGAAGATTTTGTCCATTTTATACTGTCTGAAGAGGACAAATCAACAGGGGCAAGCCAGGAATATTG GTTTAAATGTATAGATCTTGATGGCAAtggcatactcacacacaacgaACTGCAGTTCTTTTTTGAGGAACAACTTCATCGCATGGAATGCATGGCCCAGGAACCGGTTCTATTTGAGGACATCTTGTGTCAGCTTATTGACATGATTGGACCTGAG AATGAGAGCTATTTGACATTGAAAGACTTCCGAAGGTGCAAATTGTCTGGGCATTTCTTCAACATTCTCTTTAACGTGAACAAATTTATGGCTTTTGAAGCTAGGGACCCATTCCTCATTCGCCAA ATGCGTGAAGAGCCATCATTAACAGATTGGGATCGTTTTGCACGAAGAGAATATGTAAGATTGGCAATGGAAGAAGATGGCGAAGATGCTTCAAATGCAAGTGGAGATGTTTGGGATGAGTCACTTGAATCTCCTTTCTAG